The DNA sequence AGCCTGAACCCCTGCCACTCTACTATTTGAAAATACTGAAATATTCACAAAATAAAAACTTCTGAAATTAAAACCTTGACAATATCCAGGCCAATCATTAGCTTATTCCTACCCGATAAAAATAACAATTATCATTATTAAATTTGTATGCGAAGACCTAGCCTCCAACGCCGGATTATTCTCGAAGAACTGCAGAAGCAGAAAAACCATCCGTCCGTCCAGGAGATTTTTACAAAAGTGAAACTGAGACTTCCCAAAATCAGCCTGGCAACGGTTTACCGAAATCTGGAGCAGTTGGCGGCCAGTGGACTCATTCACAAGTTGGAGCCGGCAACTGGTGAACGGCGGTTTGACTCCGAGCTGCACGAACATTATCACATACGCTGCGTACAGTGCGGTAAGATTGCAGATGCCCCATTGCCTGCACTCCCCGATTTGGACCGGTCCTGCAGCGAATTGAGTAACTTCACTATCTTGGGACACCGACTGGAATTTTTAGGAATCTGCCCGCAGTGTCGGGAGCAGCAAGAAAAAAGAAATTAAGACGGGTTTCAAAAATATGCCGATATCCGCACTGCAGCTTTTTAAACATCTTCCGCAAACAAATTGCGGCGACTGCGGTTACCCTACCTGCCTGGCTTTCGCCACCCAGGTGGTGGTAGAGGGCGCTGACCTGACAAATTGCCCCCATCTCTCAGATGAAGCCAAGCAGTTGTCAGGAACCATTCGCGAGCAGCAGCAGCAGGGAGTCGGCCGCAGGCGCGATAAGTTAGCCATCGCCCTGAAATTTCTCCAGGAAAAAGTTGCACCGCTCGATTTTGCTACCTTGGCAACGGGATTAGGGGCAATTTGCAGAGAGGAAGAACAGCGGCCTTACCTGGAACTCACTTATTTCGGCCAAACGGTACGGATCTTCAAGGATGAGGTGCGGTATCCGGCAGGAACCGCGGAAAACCCCTGGGACGCCATTTTACTCTACAATTACATCGCCTCTCAAGCCAAGCGGCCCCCTTGCGGCCAGTGGATTAAATTTGAGGGGCTGCCTCATTCAGTCTCCAAGAGCAAGACGCTGCACCGTTTACAGCGGCAATTGGCTGCCGCCCTGAGCGGCAAAAAAGAGCTACTGGCTCAAAGAGCCCTAACCTTGGGCGCTCAACCTGCATCCGTATCGGAGGATGCCGATCTCCAGTTCATCTTTCGGCCCCTGCCCCATCTGCCGTTGCTGCTGATTTTTCATGATGCCGAGGCAGAAGAAAACTTCGCCGCCGAGGCCCATTTCCTTTTCGATGCCCAGGTGATGGATTATCTGGACTTGGAGTCATTGCTCTTTCTCGTAGAGCGTCTGATGGATTACCTGTTAGAAAAATATTAGCAGCACTACTTCAATCACCTGAAGGAGATGCAAGGTATGAAATGCCCGTTATGTGGTTCCTTAAATTTTTATATCAAAGATGCAGAGGATGAATACGACGTCTGCGAGTTCCAGATCAAAGATGGCAAAGTAGTATTTGCGGAAGAGCCTCGGCCGTTACCCCCGGATATGGAAGCTTTCTGTAACCGTTGTGCCTGGCATGGCAAATTTGCCACCTTGAGATAAAGCTTCTCACCGAGAACTGATTCTGCTTCTTGAGGGGAAAAATCCTGTTCGATTCTGTTCTTAGAGAGAAAAAAACGCGTCGGAGGTTCTCATGGCCAAAGTAACAATTTTCCGCCCCTACCCTTTTCAGATCGGTCAAAAAATCCACATTCAAGGCGGACCCCGCCGAGGCGATTGGGAGGTCATCGGCGTTGATGAAAAAAAAATCAAACTGCGCTGTCCGGTGTCCTCGAGGGAATTCGCCTGGGACCATTTCTGTTATGCTGTTACAGAGCAGGAACTAGCTGAGTGGCCGCAAAAACATTGAGCTGCCCAGCTATAAAAACATCATCCAGAAGGAGGAAAATCATGTCGAAAACCGAAGAATATCTCAAAGAAGCGTTTGCCGGAGAATCTCAGGCCAACCGAAAATACCTGGCCTTTGCCAAAAAAGCCGACCAGGAAGGCTATCCGATGGCTGCCCGGCTATTCCGTGCCGCCGCCGCTGCCGAGACCGTTCATGCTCACGCCCATCTGAAGGTGTTAGGCGGCATTAAGTCCACCCGGGAAAACCTGATGGAGGCGATCAGTGGCGAAACTCACGAATTTGAGCACATGTATCCCGAGATGATCGCCGCGGCAACTGCGGAAGGCAATACCCAGGCCAAAAGATCATTCGAATATGCCAACGAAGTGGAAAAGGTACATGCCGCCCTCTATCAAAAAATGTTAAACAACCTGGAAAATCAAGCCATGGTAGAGGTATACATCTGCCCCATCTGCGGTTGGACAGTGGAAGGTGAAGTGCCGGAAAAATGCCCGGTCTGTAAAACCCTCAAGAAATTTTTCGAACGTATTGATTAACCCTGCAAGAGACTTATTTTAGTAGTACCCCGAAGTTGCAGCCGCGCTTCTGATTTTATACACCTCTTCAGCAGTCGGCCAGGGATCGGCCGAATACTAAAAACCTTGAAAGCACATCAGCCTCAAAGGAGGAAAGACCCATGACCGCAAAACTGGAAATCTATAAATGTGATATCTGCGGCAACATCGTAGAAATGGTCCATGCCGGCCCCGGACAACTGGTCTGTTGCGGCCAACCCATGAAAAACTTCAAAGAGAACACCGTAGACGCGGCCAAAGAAAAACACGTGCCAGTCATAGAGAAGGTTCCTGGCGGCTTCAAGGTGAAAGTCGGCAGCGTCGCCCATCCTATGGAGGAAAAACATTATATCGAATGGATCGAAGTAATTGCCGGCAACAAGGCTTATCGCCAGTTCCTCAATCCCGGCGAGGCCCCGGAGGCCGTCTTCATTATCGAGGCCGAAGAGATTACGGCGCGGGAATACTGCAATCTACACGGACTATGGAAGGCCTAGCCCGGCAAAAAATGGAGCTTGCCCTCAACAAACAGGTCAATGTCGAACTGCACTCTCTGCCAGTAATCCCAACGCGTTATTTCTGTCAGACCGGGAACTGGGCGCCCGTGGGTTCACTCCTCTCGCCTCAAGGTCTGGCGGCAGGGTGTGGGGAATGGCGGACCGAGACGGTTTGAAAGCCGGGGGGCGTCAAAACCGCCCCCTTTCTTCCTTATCTATCCGGCGTTCTGCTTCCGGACGGAGTAAGCATTATACCCAGGTCGAAAAGCTTGGAACTTAACTCAAAACTTCTTAGGTAAGCAAATATGACCAAAGGTTGGGTGTATACGGGCCAAAATACCTGACCCTAAAAGAAGGCTTCTTATGGGACGGCAAGAATTGCATGTGTTAATCGGCGGCGAGGCCGGGCAAGGTCTGGTGACCATTGCCATGATCCTGACCAAGGCCCTGGTGCGTTCGGGCTACTATCTCGTCGTGAACCAGAGCTATCAATCCCGCATCCGAGGCGGACACAATACCTTTGCCATCCGTGTCAGCACCGAGGAGATCATCGCTCCCCGCCAACGCCTCGACTTCCTCGTTGCTTTAAACCAAGAAACGGTAGACTGGCATCGCACGGAAATCGCTCCTGACGGCCTCATCTTGCTGGATGAACGTTTTGCCGATGCCGACCAGCGATGTGTAAAAGCGCCGTTCAAGCAGTTTGCCGAGGAAAAATTCGCCAATGT is a window from the Desulfobacca acetoxidans DSM 11109 genome containing:
- a CDS encoding Fur family transcriptional regulator, encoding MRRPSLQRRIILEELQKQKNHPSVQEIFTKVKLRLPKISLATVYRNLEQLAASGLIHKLEPATGERRFDSELHEHYHIRCVQCGKIADAPLPALPDLDRSCSELSNFTILGHRLEFLGICPQCREQQEKRN
- a CDS encoding rubrerythrin family protein, yielding MSKTEEYLKEAFAGESQANRKYLAFAKKADQEGYPMAARLFRAAAAAETVHAHAHLKVLGGIKSTRENLMEAISGETHEFEHMYPEMIAAATAEGNTQAKRSFEYANEVEKVHAALYQKMLNNLENQAMVEVYICPICGWTVEGEVPEKCPVCKTLKKFFERID
- a CDS encoding desulfoferrodoxin → MTAKLEIYKCDICGNIVEMVHAGPGQLVCCGQPMKNFKENTVDAAKEKHVPVIEKVPGGFKVKVGSVAHPMEEKHYIEWIEVIAGNKAYRQFLNPGEAPEAVFIIEAEEITAREYCNLHGLWKA
- a CDS encoding DUF3786 domain-containing protein; the encoded protein is MPISALQLFKHLPQTNCGDCGYPTCLAFATQVVVEGADLTNCPHLSDEAKQLSGTIREQQQQGVGRRRDKLAIALKFLQEKVAPLDFATLATGLGAICREEEQRPYLELTYFGQTVRIFKDEVRYPAGTAENPWDAILLYNYIASQAKRPPCGQWIKFEGLPHSVSKSKTLHRLQRQLAAALSGKKELLAQRALTLGAQPASVSEDADLQFIFRPLPHLPLLLIFHDAEAEENFAAEAHFLFDAQVMDYLDLESLLFLVERLMDYLLEKY